The genomic window GCTCACCGATACCCCTCCCGCACTCGACGGCGCCGCGATGCTCGTGGTCATGGGATCTCCCGACGCCGCATACGGCGAGACCGCGTGGATCGGCCCCGAGATCGCGTACCTGGAAGCAGCCATCGAGTGCGACGTTCCGATCCTCGGTGTCTGCTTCGGTGGGCAGTTGCTCGCACGGGTGCTCGGCGGAAGCGTCGCGCGGTCGAAGTTTCCCGAGCACGGACTCACCGACATCGAGACAACACGACCGGATGTGGTGGGACCTGGACCGTGGATGGAGTACCACGACGACACGTTCCTCGCGCCGGACAGTGCCACGGTGATTGCGCGTAACGATGCAGGCCAACAGGCATTCGTCCAGGGGCCGCATCTAGGCCTGCAGTTCCACCCCGAGATCGACGTCGATGTCTTCGCGTCCTGGGCCGACGCCTGGGCCCGCGACGGTATCGAGCAGGACCGGGACCTGGTCGACGCCATCGCCAAGGACCTGGTTTCCGGCGAGGCCGAGTTGCGCGCGCGGTGCGGAGCCTTGCTCGACGGGTGGATCGCCGGTCACCGAGTCTTCTCGCCGGTAGGGTCGGAACATGACCGAGGCGAGGCCGACCAACTTCAGTGACCATCAGATCGGCATCTATGCACAGGGGATGTTCACCGATCAGAAGCCGGAGATCACCACCAACCTTGCGCAGCTCGAAGAGCAGGCCGCCGCGCGGTTGACGCCCGAGGCGCTCGGATACATCGTCGCGAGCGCGGGCAGCGGGTCGACGGCGCGTGCCAATCGAGCTGCGTTCGACGCGTGGCGTATTGCGCCGCGCATGCTCAGGAGTTCGGCCCAGCGTGATCACGCGACCACCGTGCTCGGTACCGAACTTCCTGCGCCACTGCTGATCGCACCCGTCGGAATCCAGACTCTTGCGCATCCCGACGGCGAACTTGCGACGGTCAGGGCTGCCGCCGCCCTCGGTGTCCCGTACATTCACTCGACTCAGGCGTCGCACTCGTTCGAGCAGGTCGCCCAGGCGGGTGGCGATGCGCCGCGCTGGTACCAGTTGTACTGGCCGACCGACGAATCCGTGTTGCTGAGCTTTCTGGAACGTGCGGCAGCCACAGGGTTCACGACGCTCGTGCTGACCCTCGACACCACATTGCTCGGGTGGCGCCCGGCCGACCTCGACCGCGGTTACCTCCCGTTCCTGGCCAACCTCGGTATCGAGAACTACCTGACCGATCCGGCGTTCCAGGCGGGCCTCGATCAGCCTGTCGAGGCCAATCCGATTGCAGCAGCGATGCATTGGGCGCAGATGTTCCCCAACCCTGGCTTGAACTGGTCGCAGCTCGCCTTCCTGCGCGAGCACTGGAACGGACCCATCGTACTGAAGGGCATCTGCACCGTCGGTGACGCGCGGCTTGCACAGGA from Rhodococcus sp. P1Y includes these protein-coding regions:
- a CDS encoding type 1 glutamine amidotransferase; the encoded protein is MSKNRAVVLVHDRDPQLGYRNIGTLVPELESRGYQLEVHSFDYGLTDTPPALDGAAMLVVMGSPDAAYGETAWIGPEIAYLEAAIECDVPILGVCFGGQLLARVLGGSVARSKFPEHGLTDIETTRPDVVGPGPWMEYHDDTFLAPDSATVIARNDAGQQAFVQGPHLGLQFHPEIDVDVFASWADAWARDGIEQDRDLVDAIAKDLVSGEAELRARCGALLDGWIAGHRVFSPVGSEHDRGEADQLQ
- a CDS encoding alpha-hydroxy-acid oxidizing protein — its product is MTEARPTNFSDHQIGIYAQGMFTDQKPEITTNLAQLEEQAAARLTPEALGYIVASAGSGSTARANRAAFDAWRIAPRMLRSSAQRDHATTVLGTELPAPLLIAPVGIQTLAHPDGELATVRAAAALGVPYIHSTQASHSFEQVAQAGGDAPRWYQLYWPTDESVLLSFLERAAATGFTTLVLTLDTTLLGWRPADLDRGYLPFLANLGIENYLTDPAFQAGLDQPVEANPIAAAMHWAQMFPNPGLNWSQLAFLREHWNGPIVLKGICTVGDARLAQEHGVDGIVVSNHGGRQIDGARASLDALPEIVDAVGEQLTVLFDSGVRTGSDMAKALALGADAILLGRPFLYGLALGGQAGVEHVLRCILAEFDLVTSLSGHAGAAELGRESVVRERSLRSDQDVVRERSLRSDQGVTA